The genomic segment AAATCGATAGCCTTGTTTGAAATATCTATACCAAGGACTGTTGAGCCACCTCCTTCATAAAGTATTTTAGAACCATAACCGGTTCCACAAGCTATGTCGAGGACTGCCTTTCCTTTAACATATCTACTGGCACATTGATAGCGCGCAACATGGTCTAACCATATCCTCTGAGGTGTATCTCCCTCAATAACTCTTTCACCTGTGAATCTTAAATTGTAGTTATTTGCTATACGTGATGATGAAGAAATATCTTTTTCATCTTTTATGCATTCAACTCTTATACAAGACCATTCTTTAGCGTGATCATCTTGTGCATCTTTTTTCTCAAGGTTGGTAAATCCACACTCTTTTAATACTCTTGTTAATCTTGCAGTATTATATCCAAATAGATGATAATCTCCTTCAAATCTTTGTAATCCAAAAATCCCATCTAACTGTCTTTCATCCCCTTCCAGATACCTCTTAACGATTTCGTCGAAATCAGGGCATTCAATGATTAATTTTCCTCCCTCCACTAAGATTCTGTGCCACTCTTTCAAAGTTTTTGGCAAATCATGTCTAGGCAAATGCTCAATGACATGATAAGTTTCAATTAATTCCACTGAGTTATCTATGTAAGGTAGCTTCCTTATGTCACAGACTAAATCTGTAGCTCTTGTTTTCCTCCAATCAATATTTATATAACCCTCAAAGTGTCGGCTCCCGCAGCCAAGCTGCAACCGTAAAGGATTCTTGTCCCTTATCCCAAGTTTATATCTCCATTTAACCAAGGCAGGATTTATGTTGCGGCGAAGTCTATTCAAGAAACCTGAATCGTAATAAGCACCTTCAAGCTTAACTGCTTTTCTATGCAAATCGGCCTTGAGGTGGTTATCCAGTATGTTAATTATCTTTTTAGCTAATTCTTTAATCATGTTTGGTTGCTCCCAAATAAGTAAAGATCTGTCCTATCATATCTCTCATCTTATATCCTGAAATTCTATCCCAAAAATATATAACCCCACAGTAAATAATGCCAACAAGAAGCACCAGGAGAAAAAAACTAAGCATATTGTCTCCGAGCAATAAAAACGTCTGTGCTAAAAACACAGCTAATGCCATTAGCAATGCAGCGCTGACCGGTATAATTATCAGTCTGGAAAAATCCCTGTGTGTGAATTGTATAATATTTCTTGTCTCTTTAGTGATTAGTACTAAAATTAATATATTAGGGATAACAACTGCTAAAGATGTTCCTAAAATACCCCATTGAATGGTCAAAGGATAAATAATCATAGCCATTGTGATTAATTGAATGCTTGAGAGTTTTGTCTGAATTTTCGGTCTCCCCACACTATGAAGGATTGGTCCCATTGTTGCTCCAATTGACCTGGTCACCCCGAAAATACATAGCATCTGCATCGCTGGCACCATGGGCATCCACTTATCAGTCAGAAATATTGTGGTGAATTTGGGAGCTAAAACAAATATCCCCACAGCTAAGGGGATTGAAATAAAAGCGGTAAACTGGAGCGTTTTAAGGTAGGCATCTCTCAAGCCGGGTAGATTATCTTGCAGCTTGGAATAAGCTGGGAAGGCAACTTGAGATATGACATGAGTTATCTCTGTAGCCGGGGCATTGGAAATTTGGTAAGCCATTTGATAAAAACCCAACGCTGTTGCACCCAATAATTTCCCCACAAAAATGTCATCACCTTGAGTAACCAAAAAAATTAATATACTTGACCCCAAAATCCACTTTCCAAATCCAAAAAGCTCCTTTGCTTTTCCCAAATCAGAACTTAAATGCGGTCTGTAAGGATGGACAATATAACTCACAACACATCTTGCTGCATTTCCTGCAAGCAAGCCGAAGACGAGTGCCCATACATTTCTCAATATCAAAACAGCGGAAACTGCAACGATAAAATCGGCTAATGTTCCTGCAAATTGATATATAAACTCTTTATTGAATTCCAATTCCTTCTGGAAATAGATAACACCGATATTGGTAAATGCTCCGAGAAAAAAAGAAAATCCAATAACTTGGATTACAGGTTTTGCTTCTGGTACGTTAAAGAAAATTGCAGCGTAAGGCGCGATGAAATAGAGAATTACGAATAGAACAAAACCTCGTAATATTAGAACGGTCCATGCTGAATCAAGGTGAGGTTTTATGTCTTCTTTTTTTTGTATCAAAGCAGCCTGAAAACCCGTCTGGGAGAAGGTTTCTAAGGTTGCCATCGTTAA from the Pseudomonadota bacterium genome contains:
- a CDS encoding methyltransferase domain-containing protein; amino-acid sequence: MIKELAKKIINILDNHLKADLHRKAVKLEGAYYDSGFLNRLRRNINPALVKWRYKLGIRDKNPLRLQLGCGSRHFEGYINIDWRKTRATDLVCDIRKLPYIDNSVELIETYHVIEHLPRHDLPKTLKEWHRILVEGGKLIIECPDFDEIVKRYLEGDERQLDGIFGLQRFEGDYHLFGYNTARLTRVLKECGFTNLEKKDAQDDHAKEWSCIRVECIKDEKDISSSSRIANNYNLRFTGERVIEGDTPQRIWLDHVARYQCASRYVKGKAVLDIACGTGYGSKILYEGGGSTVLGIDISNKAIDFALSTYKDERLDFTVGDILNIRFPDNYFDAIVCFETIEHVKDQERALSELLRVLKPDGLLIISSPNRRLTSPGKSLREPPDNLYHMIEYSTKEFISALRDNVEILEVYGQRPKNKLFFSPILEKVLRLLLPGLYNPEAGGAKLERVSLLKEYRYITAVCRKLGAKWDH
- a CDS encoding lipopolysaccharide biosynthesis protein, which produces MHKLNIKKMINNVAEPGETLSQRVVRGGFWVFSFRIVQKLFNLARLVILARILAPHDFGLMGIALLTMATLETFSQTGFQAALIQKKEDIKPHLDSAWTVLILRGFVLFVILYFIAPYAAIFFNVPEAKPVIQVIGFSFFLGAFTNIGVIYFQKELEFNKEFIYQFAGTLADFIVAVSAVLILRNVWALVFGLLAGNAARCVVSYIVHPYRPHLSSDLGKAKELFGFGKWILGSSILIFLVTQGDDIFVGKLLGATALGFYQMAYQISNAPATEITHVISQVAFPAYSKLQDNLPGLRDAYLKTLQFTAFISIPLAVGIFVLAPKFTTIFLTDKWMPMVPAMQMLCIFGVTRSIGATMGPILHSVGRPKIQTKLSSIQLITMAMIIYPLTIQWGILGTSLAVVIPNILILVLITKETRNIIQFTHRDFSRLIIIPVSAALLMALAVFLAQTFLLLGDNMLSFFLLVLLVGIIYCGVIYFWDRISGYKMRDMIGQIFTYLGATKHD